From a single Streptomyces misionensis genomic region:
- a CDS encoding enoyl-CoA hydratase/isomerase family protein, whose translation MATSAQDLAPVLDKDGVRLTVDDALATVTLTNPAKRNAQSPALWRALIEAGRLLPGSVRVVVLRGEGKSFSAGLDRQMFTPEGIPGEPNFIDLARRDDAGIDATIAEYQEAFTWWRRNDIVSVAAVQGHAIGAGFQLALACDLRVVADDVQFAMRETSLGLVPDLTGTHPLVGLVGYARALEICATGRFVDARESVASGLANLAVPAAELDAAARDLAAALLAAPRDAVVETKALLKGAVDRTYDEQRAAERAAQARRLRDLAGLGE comes from the coding sequence ATGGCCACGTCCGCCCAGGACCTCGCACCTGTACTCGACAAGGACGGCGTACGGCTCACCGTCGACGACGCGCTCGCCACGGTGACGCTGACCAACCCGGCCAAGCGCAACGCGCAGAGCCCCGCCCTGTGGCGGGCGCTCATCGAGGCCGGTCGGCTGCTGCCGGGCTCCGTCCGCGTCGTGGTGCTGCGCGGCGAGGGCAAGTCCTTCTCCGCCGGGCTGGACCGGCAGATGTTCACCCCGGAGGGGATCCCGGGCGAGCCGAACTTCATCGATCTCGCGCGCCGTGACGACGCAGGGATCGACGCGACCATCGCCGAATACCAGGAGGCGTTCACCTGGTGGCGGCGCAACGACATCGTGTCCGTCGCCGCCGTTCAAGGACATGCCATCGGTGCCGGGTTCCAGCTGGCGCTCGCCTGCGACCTGCGGGTCGTCGCCGACGACGTGCAGTTCGCCATGCGCGAGACCAGCCTCGGCCTCGTCCCCGACCTGACCGGCACGCACCCGCTGGTCGGTCTGGTCGGGTATGCCCGCGCGCTGGAGATCTGCGCCACCGGACGCTTCGTCGACGCGCGGGAGTCCGTCGCGTCGGGACTGGCGAACCTCGCGGTGCCGGCGGCGGAACTCGACGCCGCGGCGCGGGACCTGGCGGCGGCGCTGCTGGCGGCCCCGCGGGACGCGGTCGTGGAGACCAAGGCGCTGCTCAAGGGCGCGGTGGACCGCACGTACGACGAGCAGCGCGCGGCCGAACGCGCCGCCCAGGCCCGGCGGCTGCGGGACCTCGCCGGGCTCGGCGAGTAA
- a CDS encoding SDR family oxidoreductase: MDLGLKDRVYIVTGATRGLGNAAARQLVADGAKVVITGRDEQRAADAAAELGPNAVGVAMDNADAQAPDRLIAAAREHFGGFHGVLVSVGGPPPGFVADNTDEQWRASFESVFLGAVRLARAAAAELDEGGVIGFVLSGSVHEPIPGLTVSNGLRPGLAGFAKSLADELGPRGIRVLGLLPARIDTDRVRELDALSADPEATRAANESRIPLRRYGTPEEFGKVAAFLLSPAASYLTGLMVPVDGGMRHGF, encoded by the coding sequence ATGGATCTTGGACTGAAGGACCGGGTGTACATCGTCACCGGAGCCACCCGCGGACTGGGCAACGCCGCCGCGCGGCAGCTCGTCGCGGACGGCGCGAAGGTGGTGATCACCGGCCGCGACGAGCAGCGGGCGGCCGACGCCGCCGCCGAACTGGGCCCGAACGCCGTGGGCGTGGCCATGGACAACGCGGACGCGCAGGCCCCCGACCGGCTGATCGCGGCCGCCCGCGAGCACTTCGGCGGCTTTCACGGGGTGCTGGTGAGCGTGGGCGGCCCGCCGCCCGGCTTCGTCGCCGACAACACCGACGAGCAGTGGCGTGCCTCGTTCGAGTCCGTCTTCCTCGGCGCGGTGCGGCTCGCCCGCGCGGCGGCGGCCGAGCTGGACGAGGGCGGCGTCATCGGCTTCGTGCTCTCCGGTTCGGTGCACGAGCCCATCCCCGGGCTGACCGTCTCCAACGGCCTGCGCCCGGGCCTCGCGGGCTTCGCCAAGTCCCTCGCGGACGAACTCGGCCCCCGCGGCATCCGCGTGCTCGGCCTGCTGCCGGCCCGCATCGACACCGACCGCGTCCGCGAACTGGACGCCCTGTCCGCCGATCCGGAGGCCACCCGCGCCGCCAACGAGTCCCGCATCCCGCTGCGCCGCTACGGCACCCCGGAGGAGTTCGGCAAGGTGGCCGCCTTCCTGCTGTCCCCGGCGGCCTCCTATCTGACGGGGCTCATGGTGCCGGTGGACGGAGGGATGCGGCACGGCTTCTGA
- a CDS encoding glycoside hydrolase family 15 protein produces MSARIEDYALIGDEQTAALVGRDGSIDWLCLPRFDSGACFARLLGDENHGHWRIAPKPPRGSASAGTCTRRAYRTDTLVLDTEWETAQGTVRVTDLMPQREHAPDVVRIVEGVGGRVTLRGTLRLRFDYGSITPWMRRSDGHRVAVAGPDSVWLRSEPPVRTWGEDYCTHSEFTVDEGERVAFVLTWHPSHEPRPRLVDPYEALESSVTDWRSWAGRCRYDGPHRDAVVRSLITLKALTYAPTGGILAAATTSLPEEPGGVRNWDYRYCWLRDSTLTLGALLTAGYQEEAEAWRNWLLRAVAGDPAALQVMYGVAGERRLPESELPWLPGFAGSAPVRIGNGAAEQLQLDVYGEVMDSLSLARSAGLPTRPHMWSIQRSLMEFLESAWRRPDQSLWEVRGGRRHFVHSKVMVWVAADRSVRTLEQHPELHGDLEGWRRLREEVHREVCEKGYDPERNTFTQYYGSRALDAALLLIPRVGFLPPDDPRVVGTVDAVRAGLGHGGFLRRYGSGDDGGSPVDGLPGGEGAFLACSFWLADALHVTGRHKEARELFERLVGVCNDVGLLAEEYDPVDGRQLGNFPQAFSHLGLVNSALTLFGADEAG; encoded by the coding sequence GTGAGCGCTCGTATCGAGGACTACGCCCTGATCGGCGACGAGCAGACCGCGGCGCTGGTCGGCAGGGACGGCTCGATCGACTGGCTGTGCCTGCCCCGCTTCGACTCCGGGGCCTGTTTCGCGCGGCTGCTCGGCGACGAGAACCACGGCCACTGGCGGATCGCCCCCAAACCGCCCAGGGGGTCCGCGAGCGCGGGCACCTGCACCCGCCGGGCCTACCGGACCGACACCCTCGTCCTCGACACCGAGTGGGAGACCGCGCAGGGCACGGTCCGCGTCACCGATCTGATGCCGCAGCGCGAGCACGCCCCGGACGTCGTCCGCATCGTGGAGGGCGTCGGCGGCCGGGTGACCCTCCGCGGCACGCTGCGGCTGCGCTTCGACTATGGCTCGATCACGCCGTGGATGCGCCGCTCCGACGGCCACCGGGTGGCGGTGGCCGGACCCGACTCGGTGTGGCTGCGCTCCGAGCCGCCGGTGCGCACCTGGGGCGAGGACTACTGCACCCACTCCGAGTTCACCGTCGACGAGGGCGAGCGGGTCGCGTTCGTGCTGACCTGGCACCCCTCCCACGAGCCGCGCCCACGGCTCGTCGACCCCTACGAGGCGCTGGAGAGCAGCGTCACCGACTGGCGCAGCTGGGCCGGGCGGTGCCGCTACGACGGCCCCCACCGGGACGCGGTCGTCCGTTCCCTGATCACCCTCAAGGCGCTCACCTACGCCCCGACCGGCGGAATCCTCGCCGCGGCCACCACCTCGCTGCCCGAGGAACCGGGCGGGGTGCGCAACTGGGACTACCGGTACTGCTGGCTGCGCGACTCCACCCTCACCCTCGGCGCGCTGCTCACCGCGGGCTACCAGGAGGAGGCCGAGGCCTGGCGCAACTGGCTGCTGCGCGCGGTCGCCGGCGACCCGGCCGCCCTCCAGGTCATGTACGGCGTCGCGGGCGAGCGGCGGCTCCCGGAGAGCGAGCTGCCGTGGCTGCCCGGCTTCGCCGGCTCCGCGCCGGTGCGCATCGGCAACGGCGCCGCCGAACAGCTCCAGCTCGACGTCTACGGCGAGGTGATGGACTCGCTGTCGCTGGCGCGCAGCGCGGGCCTGCCCACCCGGCCGCACATGTGGTCCATCCAGCGGTCGCTGATGGAGTTCCTGGAGTCGGCCTGGCGCCGGCCCGACCAGAGCCTGTGGGAGGTGCGCGGCGGGCGGCGCCACTTCGTGCACTCCAAGGTGATGGTGTGGGTGGCCGCCGACCGGTCGGTCAGGACGCTCGAACAGCACCCGGAGCTGCACGGCGACCTGGAGGGCTGGCGGCGGCTGCGCGAGGAGGTGCACCGGGAGGTGTGCGAGAAGGGGTACGACCCCGAGCGCAACACCTTCACGCAGTACTACGGCTCGCGGGCGCTGGACGCCGCCCTGCTGCTCATCCCGCGGGTCGGCTTCCTGCCGCCGGACGACCCGCGGGTGGTCGGCACGGTCGACGCCGTCCGCGCCGGCCTCGGCCACGGCGGTTTCCTGCGCCGCTACGGCTCCGGGGACGACGGCGGATCGCCGGTCGACGGGCTGCCGGGCGGCGAGGGCGCCTTCCTGGCCTGCTCGTTCTGGCTGGCGGACGCGCTGCACGTGACCGGGCGCCACAAGGAGGCCCGCGAGCTGTTCGAGCGGCTGGTGGGGGTCTGCAACGACGTGGGGCTGCTGGCCGAGGAGTACGACCCCGTCGACGGCCGCCAGCTCGGCAACTTCCCGCAGGCCTTCAGCCATCTCGGCCTGGTGAACTCCGCCCTCACGCTGTTCGGGGCCGACGAGGCAGGATAG
- a CDS encoding VOC family protein, producing the protein MAGMGGGRPGICPTLLYADAKAAIRQLTQGLGFTELTVYEAADGKVLHAELVQGNGAVMIGSKGRGGPFDAALRDAGPAGVYVVVDDVDAHHQRAVAHGVEILLPPTDQDYGSRDYLARDVEGNIWSFGTYAPEIGV; encoded by the coding sequence ATGGCGGGTATGGGCGGCGGACGGCCTGGCATCTGTCCCACGCTGCTGTACGCGGACGCGAAGGCGGCGATCCGGCAGCTCACGCAGGGGCTGGGGTTCACCGAGCTGACGGTGTACGAGGCCGCGGACGGCAAGGTGCTGCACGCCGAGCTGGTGCAGGGCAACGGCGCGGTGATGATCGGCTCCAAGGGCCGCGGCGGGCCGTTCGACGCGGCGCTGCGGGACGCGGGGCCCGCGGGGGTGTACGTCGTGGTGGACGACGTGGACGCCCACCACCAGCGGGCCGTGGCGCACGGCGTGGAGATCCTGCTGCCCCCGACGGACCAGGACTACGGCTCCCGGGACTACCTCGCCCGGGACGTCGAGGGCAACATCTGGAGCTTCGGGACGTACGCGCCGGAGATCGGCGTCTGA
- a CDS encoding alpha/beta hydrolase: protein MRTVKAAAAAVTAVLAAGMASVAAGRLASDAALKTTGSRPLPTEPRLTVHGTAAGQITLTRDLASLRPGSYGLAGDGSHAVVGPVLAGTGHTADTVVRRLDRVTHGTLAPGDSVWLTPNLHVGNPRTALGLDHADVDVPGELGTLPAWFLPGNRDVWVIAVHGLGTTREHAMNLMGFLNGRHLPVLALAYRGDLGAPRPADGLNHFGETEWRDVDAAIRHAVRHGARRVILLGWSTGATMALRAAEHSAVRDRIAGLVLDSPVLSWEATLRALARARHTPPPLLPLAVRAAQGRAGLHADRVAEITDPERLDVPTLIIHGPGDRVAPWEFSRMLAERRPDRVALHTVPGAPHAAMWNPDPEQYEERLRRFLTPLM, encoded by the coding sequence GTGCGCACCGTCAAAGCGGCCGCCGCCGCAGTCACCGCCGTACTCGCCGCCGGCATGGCGTCCGTGGCCGCCGGGCGGCTCGCCAGCGACGCCGCGCTGAAGACCACCGGCAGCCGCCCGCTGCCCACCGAACCCCGGCTCACCGTGCACGGCACCGCCGCCGGCCAGATCACCCTCACCCGGGACCTGGCCTCCCTGCGCCCCGGCTCCTACGGCCTGGCGGGCGACGGCTCCCACGCGGTCGTCGGCCCCGTCCTCGCGGGCACCGGGCACACCGCCGACACCGTCGTACGCCGCCTCGACCGCGTCACCCACGGCACCCTCGCCCCCGGCGACTCCGTGTGGCTCACCCCGAACCTCCACGTCGGCAACCCGCGCACCGCCCTCGGCCTCGACCACGCCGACGTCGACGTGCCCGGCGAACTCGGCACCCTGCCCGCCTGGTTCCTGCCCGGCAACCGGGACGTCTGGGTGATCGCGGTGCACGGCCTGGGCACCACCCGCGAACACGCCATGAACCTCATGGGGTTCCTGAACGGCCGCCACCTGCCGGTCCTCGCCCTCGCCTACCGCGGCGACCTCGGCGCCCCCCGCCCCGCCGACGGCCTGAACCACTTCGGCGAGACCGAGTGGCGGGACGTGGACGCGGCGATCCGCCACGCCGTCCGCCACGGCGCCCGCCGCGTCATCCTGCTCGGCTGGTCCACCGGCGCCACCATGGCCCTGCGCGCCGCCGAGCACTCCGCGGTGCGCGACCGCATCGCCGGCCTCGTCCTCGACTCCCCGGTGCTCAGCTGGGAGGCCACGCTGCGCGCCCTCGCCCGCGCCCGGCACACCCCGCCCCCGCTGCTGCCGCTCGCGGTGCGCGCCGCACAGGGCCGCGCCGGGCTGCACGCCGACCGGGTCGCCGAGATCACCGACCCCGAGCGGCTCGACGTACCCACCCTGATCATCCACGGCCCCGGCGACCGCGTGGCCCCCTGGGAGTTCTCCCGGATGCTCGCCGAGCGCCGCCCCGACCGCGTCGCCCTGCACACCGTCCCGGGCGCCCCGCACGCGGCGATGTGGAACCCCGACCCGGAGCAGTACGAGGAGCGTCTGCGGCGCTTCCTCACCCCGCTGATGTGA
- a CDS encoding helix-turn-helix domain-containing protein, with product MAETLKKGSRVTGAARDKLAADLKKKYDSGASIRALAEETGRSYGFVHRMLSESGVTLRGRGGATRGKKAASS from the coding sequence GTGGCCGAGACTCTGAAGAAGGGCAGCCGGGTGACCGGCGCCGCGCGCGACAAGCTCGCGGCAGACCTGAAGAAGAAGTACGACTCCGGTGCGAGCATCCGGGCGCTGGCCGAGGAGACCGGCCGCTCGTATGGCTTCGTACACCGGATGCTCAGCGAGTCGGGCGTCACGCTGCGTGGGCGTGGCGGAGCGACCCGGGGCAAGAAGGCCGCATCGTCCTGA
- a CDS encoding Asp23/Gls24 family envelope stress response protein translates to MTDMTTSPEGGGEPQVSPRKTVRRGGGDAATRGRTTIADGVVEKIAGMAARDVLGVYAMGGGFSRTLGAMRERVPGGSKSVTRGVKAEVGEVQTALDLEIVVDYGVSISDVAGAVRENVIAAVERMTGLEVVEVNIAVGDVHLPEEEEEEPEPRIQ, encoded by the coding sequence ATGACCGACATGACGACGAGCCCGGAAGGCGGCGGCGAGCCGCAGGTGTCGCCCCGTAAGACGGTCCGGCGCGGCGGCGGCGACGCGGCCACCCGTGGCCGGACCACCATCGCGGACGGCGTGGTGGAGAAGATCGCCGGGATGGCGGCACGGGACGTACTCGGCGTGTACGCGATGGGCGGCGGCTTCTCCCGCACCCTCGGCGCGATGCGCGAACGGGTGCCCGGCGGCTCCAAATCGGTGACCCGCGGGGTGAAGGCGGAGGTCGGCGAGGTGCAGACCGCGCTGGACCTGGAGATCGTGGTGGACTACGGCGTCTCCATCAGCGATGTGGCCGGCGCGGTGCGGGAGAACGTGATCGCCGCCGTGGAACGCATGACCGGCCTGGAGGTCGTCGAGGTCAACATCGCGGTCGGCGACGTCCACCTGCCCGAGGAGGAAGAGGAAGAGCCGGAGCCCCGGATCCAGTGA
- a CDS encoding class II aldolase/adducin family protein, which translates to MRAEVNEETAGRWAALVATARRSVADGLVVGTSGNVSARVGDVVLVTPSGVPYDRLGPDDITGVDLTGRQVLGTLVPTSELPMHLAVYRSTEARAIVHTHAVHATAVSTLVTELPLVHYMAAALGGPVRVAPYATYGTDELAENMLRALAGRSGCLLRNHGTITYGATLDQAYDRTAQLEWMCRLWLTASSVPGLTPSLLTEAQLAEVGERLKGYGQRR; encoded by the coding sequence GTGCGCGCAGAGGTGAACGAGGAAACGGCGGGCCGGTGGGCGGCATTGGTCGCGACGGCGCGGCGGAGCGTGGCCGACGGACTGGTCGTCGGTACCTCGGGCAACGTCTCCGCGCGCGTCGGGGACGTGGTGCTGGTCACTCCCTCGGGCGTGCCCTACGACCGGCTGGGCCCGGACGACATCACCGGTGTGGACCTCACCGGCCGTCAGGTGCTCGGCACGCTGGTGCCGACCAGCGAGCTGCCCATGCACCTCGCCGTCTACCGCAGCACCGAGGCCCGCGCGATCGTGCACACCCACGCCGTGCACGCGACGGCCGTCTCCACGCTGGTGACCGAGCTGCCACTGGTCCACTACATGGCCGCGGCCCTCGGCGGACCGGTCCGGGTCGCGCCCTACGCCACGTACGGCACCGACGAACTGGCCGAGAACATGCTCCGCGCCCTGGCCGGCCGCTCCGGCTGCCTGCTGCGCAACCACGGCACCATCACCTACGGCGCCACCCTCGACCAGGCCTACGACCGCACCGCCCAGCTGGAGTGGATGTGCCGGCTGTGGCTGACGGCCTCCTCCGTGCCGGGTCTGACCCCCTCTTTGCTGACGGAGGCACAACTCGCCGAGGTCGGGGAACGCCTGAAGGGATACGGCCAACGGAGGTGA
- a CDS encoding nucleopolyhedrovirus P10 family protein — MTADGWTQVVRHHVGLGRLLPLGGPGDGAWIAEAAAAAVLRRAADEVPGVRLGALRIALAHPAGVAEPAVPAPPSALPPGALRLTADFAAAFAEPLPEAAARLRRALATAADERLGLAVTEVDLRVTDLLETAGAARQAPPSQPPPAREVTIPAGDPAAAAALSVPGVARLTGLRVETRAGGTATLTHRHVRVDLAATAAHRTADVARRVRAAVRDALADRPTVAVLVTEVGEQAPAGPA, encoded by the coding sequence ATGACGGCGGACGGATGGACCCAGGTCGTACGGCACCACGTGGGGCTCGGCAGGCTGCTGCCGCTGGGCGGGCCGGGTGACGGTGCGTGGATCGCGGAGGCCGCGGCGGCGGCGGTGCTGCGCCGCGCGGCGGACGAGGTGCCCGGGGTGCGGCTGGGCGCGCTGCGGATCGCCCTCGCCCATCCGGCGGGAGTGGCCGAGCCCGCCGTACCGGCCCCGCCGAGCGCGCTGCCGCCGGGCGCCCTGCGGCTGACGGCGGACTTCGCGGCGGCCTTCGCCGAGCCGCTGCCGGAGGCCGCGGCGCGGCTGCGGCGCGCGCTCGCCACGGCGGCGGACGAGCGCCTCGGCCTCGCGGTGACGGAGGTGGACCTGCGCGTCACCGACCTGCTGGAGACGGCCGGAGCGGCGCGGCAGGCACCGCCCTCGCAGCCGCCGCCCGCCCGCGAGGTGACGATCCCGGCCGGGGACCCCGCCGCCGCGGCGGCCCTGTCCGTGCCGGGCGTCGCCCGGCTGACCGGCCTGCGCGTCGAGACCCGCGCGGGCGGCACGGCCACCCTGACCCACCGCCATGTGCGCGTGGACCTGGCCGCCACCGCGGCCCACCGGACCGCCGACGTGGCCCGGCGGGTCCGCGCGGCGGTCCGGGACGCGCTGGCGGACCGGCCGACGGTGGCGGTACTGGTGACGGAGGTCGGCGAGCAGGCCCCGGCGGGGCCCGCGTGA
- the amaP gene encoding alkaline shock response membrane anchor protein AmaP, which translates to MTAMRSGGLNRALLGLIGLLLLALGGAVLAVGLGAPPPSWWIHGGPHDVLLTRAERTHYRGARWWWPALIAALAVIVVLALWWLTRLPRRHRLGELRVDTGDGGAALLRAGALETALTEEGAAGDGVAHARVHLHGRRARPRARAVLQLTPDTDPSTALSEFTAGPLARARESAGLAALPAEVRLRAVRHRAERVS; encoded by the coding sequence ATGACGGCGATGCGCTCCGGCGGACTCAACCGCGCCCTGCTGGGCCTGATCGGCCTGCTCCTGCTCGCCCTCGGCGGCGCGGTCCTGGCCGTCGGCCTCGGCGCGCCGCCGCCCTCCTGGTGGATCCACGGCGGCCCGCACGACGTCCTGCTCACCCGCGCCGAGCGCACCCACTACCGCGGCGCCCGCTGGTGGTGGCCCGCCCTGATCGCGGCGCTGGCCGTCATCGTCGTGCTGGCCCTGTGGTGGCTGACCAGGCTTCCGCGCCGGCACCGCCTCGGCGAGCTGCGGGTGGACACCGGCGACGGCGGGGCCGCCCTGCTGCGGGCCGGGGCCCTGGAGACCGCCCTGACCGAGGAGGGCGCCGCCGGGGACGGCGTGGCCCACGCCCGGGTCCACCTGCACGGCCGCCGGGCCCGGCCGCGGGCACGTGCCGTGCTCCAGCTGACCCCGGACACCGACCCGTCGACGGCCCTGAGCGAGTTCACGGCCGGGCCGCTGGCCCGCGCCCGCGAGTCGGCGGGGCTGGCCGCCCTCCCCGCCGAGGTCCGCCTGCGGGCGGTCAGGCACCGGGCGGAGAGGGTGAGCTGA
- a CDS encoding Asp23/Gls24 family envelope stress response protein, giving the protein MTGVSTGTGTARQPQSRVPPAERGATRVADRVVEKIAAQAAREAVGPPPADGDAPHATVAVRHGTARVHIELDLGYPCDIGARCAAVRRRVTERVGALANLTVSEVAVWVERLYPSPKGAERTR; this is encoded by the coding sequence GTGACCGGCGTGAGCACCGGGACCGGCACGGCGCGGCAGCCGCAGAGCCGGGTGCCGCCGGCCGAGCGGGGCGCCACCCGGGTGGCCGACCGGGTCGTGGAGAAGATCGCCGCGCAGGCCGCCCGGGAGGCGGTGGGCCCACCGCCCGCCGACGGCGACGCGCCGCACGCGACGGTCGCGGTCCGCCACGGCACGGCACGGGTCCACATCGAGCTGGACCTCGGCTACCCCTGCGACATCGGGGCCCGCTGCGCCGCCGTGCGCCGCCGGGTGACCGAGCGGGTGGGCGCGCTGGCGAACCTGACGGTGTCCGAGGTCGCCGTCTGGGTCGAGCGCCTGTACCCGTCGCCGAAGGGAGCGGAGAGGACGCGATGA
- a CDS encoding DUF6286 domain-containing protein — protein MSQAGATTALDKTTDTPVSAGGSGRFWSPRRVPAGIVAVLLLAGAGLLLYDVASVRAHRPAMSWRRALARQLAERQLGDTWVLAGAALAAALGLWLIALALTPGLRALLPMRRPHPDVRAALRRDAAAQVLRDRAVEVSGVQAVRVRMRRRKADVRAASHFREPADVRADLDTTLTEAIQGLGLTHPPRLALRVNRAVPKG, from the coding sequence ATGAGCCAGGCAGGCGCCACCACGGCCCTCGACAAGACCACCGACACCCCGGTGTCCGCCGGCGGCAGCGGCCGCTTCTGGTCCCCGCGCCGGGTCCCCGCGGGCATCGTCGCCGTCCTGCTGCTGGCCGGGGCGGGCCTGCTGCTCTACGACGTGGCCTCGGTGCGCGCCCACCGCCCCGCGATGAGCTGGCGCCGGGCACTGGCCCGGCAACTGGCCGAACGGCAGCTGGGCGACACCTGGGTGCTGGCCGGCGCGGCCCTCGCCGCCGCCCTCGGCCTGTGGCTGATCGCCCTCGCGCTCACCCCGGGCCTGCGCGCGCTGCTGCCGATGCGCCGGCCGCACCCCGACGTCCGGGCGGCACTGCGGCGGGACGCGGCGGCCCAGGTGCTGCGCGACCGGGCCGTGGAGGTGTCCGGCGTCCAGGCCGTACGGGTACGGATGCGCCGCCGCAAGGCCGACGTCCGCGCCGCCTCGCACTTCCGCGAGCCGGCCGACGTCCGCGCCGACCTGGACACCACCCTCACCGAGGCGATCCAAGGCCTCGGCCTGACCCATCCGCCCCGGCTCGCACTGCGGGTCAACCGGGCCGTACCGAAGGGATGA
- a CDS encoding ABC-F family ATP-binding cassette domain-containing protein, with product MISATGIELRAGARVLVENATFRVAKGDRIGLVGRNGAGKTTLTKCLAGEGIPAAGTITRSGEVGYLPQDPRTGDLDVLARDRVLSARGLDVLIRKMRENEQRIANGTGATREKALRQYERQETEFLTKGGYAAEAEAATIAAALNLPDRVLGQPLHTLSGGQRRRIELARILFSDADTLLLDEPTNHLDADSIVWLRDYLKTYRGGFIVISHDVDLVETVVNKVFYLDANRSVIDIYNMGWKLYQQQREADEKRRKRERANAEKKAAALNAQADKMRAKATKTVAAQNMARRAEKLLSGLEEVRMSDKVAKLRFPEPAPCGRTPLTAEGLSKSYGSLEIFTDVDLAIDKGSRVVILGLNGAGKTTLLRLLAGVERPDTGQVVPGHGLKLGYYAQEHETLDPDRTVLENMRSAAPDMDLVEVRKVLGSFLFSGDDVDKPAGVLSGGEKTRLALATLVVSSANVLLLDEPTNNLDPASREEILGALRTYKGAVVLVTHDEGAVEALQPERIILLPDGIEDLWGADYADLVTLA from the coding sequence GTGATCTCCGCCACCGGAATCGAGCTGCGCGCCGGCGCCCGTGTCCTCGTCGAGAACGCCACCTTCCGCGTCGCCAAGGGCGACCGCATCGGCCTCGTCGGCCGCAACGGCGCCGGCAAGACCACCCTCACCAAGTGCCTGGCCGGCGAGGGCATCCCGGCCGCCGGCACCATCACCCGCTCCGGCGAGGTCGGCTATCTCCCGCAGGACCCCCGCACCGGCGACCTGGACGTGCTCGCCCGTGACCGTGTCCTGTCCGCCCGCGGCCTCGACGTACTGATCCGCAAGATGCGCGAGAACGAGCAGCGCATCGCCAACGGCACGGGCGCCACCCGCGAGAAGGCGCTCAGGCAGTACGAGCGCCAGGAGACCGAGTTCCTCACCAAGGGCGGGTACGCCGCCGAGGCCGAGGCCGCCACCATCGCCGCCGCGCTGAACCTGCCCGACCGGGTGCTCGGCCAGCCGCTGCACACCCTCTCCGGCGGTCAGCGCCGCCGTATCGAGCTGGCCCGGATCCTGTTCTCCGACGCGGACACCCTGCTGCTGGACGAGCCGACCAACCACCTCGACGCCGACTCGATCGTGTGGCTGCGGGACTACCTGAAGACCTACCGCGGCGGCTTCATCGTGATCTCCCACGACGTCGACCTGGTCGAGACGGTCGTCAACAAGGTGTTCTACCTGGACGCCAACCGCTCCGTGATCGACATCTACAACATGGGCTGGAAGCTCTACCAGCAGCAGCGCGAGGCCGACGAGAAGCGCCGCAAGCGGGAGCGGGCCAACGCCGAGAAGAAGGCCGCCGCGCTCAACGCCCAGGCCGACAAGATGCGCGCCAAGGCCACCAAGACGGTCGCCGCGCAGAACATGGCCCGCCGCGCCGAGAAGCTGCTCTCCGGGCTGGAAGAGGTCCGGATGTCCGACAAGGTCGCCAAGCTCCGCTTCCCGGAGCCCGCGCCCTGCGGCCGGACCCCGCTGACCGCCGAGGGCCTGTCGAAGTCGTACGGCTCGCTGGAGATCTTCACCGACGTCGACCTGGCCATCGACAAGGGCTCCCGGGTCGTCATCCTCGGTCTCAACGGCGCCGGCAAGACCACCCTGCTGCGGCTGCTCGCGGGCGTGGAGCGGCCGGACACCGGCCAGGTCGTCCCCGGCCACGGCCTCAAGCTCGGCTACTACGCCCAGGAGCACGAGACCCTCGACCCGGACCGCACGGTCCTGGAGAACATGCGCTCGGCCGCCCCGGACATGGACCTGGTCGAGGTCCGCAAGGTGCTCGGCTCGTTCCTGTTCTCCGGCGACGACGTCGACAAGCCCGCCGGTGTCCTCTCCGGCGGCGAGAAGACCCGTCTGGCGCTCGCGACCCTGGTGGTCTCCTCCGCCAACGTGCTGCTGCTGGACGAGCCGACCAACAACCTCGACCCGGCCAGCCGCGAGGAGATCCTCGGCGCGCTGCGCACCTACAAGGGCGCGGTCGTCCTGGTCACCCACGACGAGGGCGCCGTGGAGGCGCTCCAGCCGGAGCGGATCATCCTGCTGCCCGACGGCATCGAGGACCTGTGGGGCGCCGACTACGCGGACCTCGTCACCCTGGCGTGA